One window from the genome of Marinilabiliales bacterium encodes:
- a CDS encoding quinone-dependent dihydroorotate dehydrogenase yields the protein MLYRLLLRPFLFLFYPETVHSIAVGLLKLALMLPGITPLFRKLYFIQRKSLERTVFGIRFRNPVGIAAGFDKNAQYCNELAMLGFSFVEIGTVTPLAQPGNPRPRSFRLPEDQALINRMGINNEGAVRIAENLRKTCPDVVIGGNIGKNTSTPNDKAIDDYIECFKVLYEVVDYFVVNVSCPNIGDIRKLQDADTLFHILSSLKEISKKMDVIKPILLKISPDLNDSQLDELVDIAFRTGIDGFVATNTTIRRDNLHTDHETVAAMGQGGLSGKPLRDRSTEIIRYIVRKSEARIPVIGVGGIMDEKDALEKLDAGASLIQVYTGFIYGGPGIAKRINRAIASCAD from the coding sequence ATGCTATACCGGCTCCTTTTAAGACCTTTTCTCTTTCTATTCTACCCTGAGACGGTGCACAGCATTGCTGTGGGCCTGCTTAAGCTAGCTTTGATGCTTCCGGGTATTACGCCCCTGTTCCGGAAATTGTATTTTATCCAACGAAAGAGCCTTGAGCGTACAGTTTTCGGGATAAGGTTCAGAAATCCTGTAGGAATTGCTGCCGGTTTTGACAAAAACGCGCAATACTGTAACGAACTTGCTATGCTCGGTTTTTCATTTGTCGAGATAGGAACGGTTACCCCGCTTGCCCAGCCTGGAAATCCCAGGCCCCGTTCATTCAGGCTTCCTGAGGATCAGGCCCTCATTAACCGGATGGGGATTAATAACGAAGGAGCTGTAAGGATTGCGGAAAATTTACGCAAAACTTGTCCGGATGTAGTTATTGGAGGAAACATCGGGAAAAATACAAGTACTCCAAATGACAAGGCAATAGATGATTACATTGAGTGTTTTAAAGTATTGTATGAAGTTGTTGACTACTTTGTCGTTAATGTTAGTTGTCCCAATATAGGCGACATAAGAAAACTTCAGGATGCGGATACTCTCTTTCATATTCTAAGCTCTCTCAAGGAGATCTCAAAAAAAATGGATGTCATTAAGCCGATACTGCTCAAGATTTCGCCAGATCTGAATGATTCACAGCTTGATGAACTCGTTGATATTGCATTCAGGACCGGTATTGACGGATTCGTTGCTACCAATACAACAATAAGGCGGGATAACCTGCATACCGACCATGAAACTGTTGCAGCTATGGGACAGGGTGGTTTGAGCGGGAAGCCATTGCGGGACAGGTCAACTGAGATTATCAGGTATATTGTTAGAAAATCTGAAGCCAGGATACCGGTTATCGGTGTCGGTGGGATAATGGATGAGAAAGATGCGCTCGAAAAGCTTGATGCCGGTGCAAGCCTTATTCAGGTTTATACAGGTTTTATTTACGGAGGACCGGGTATTGCTAAAAGAATAAATAGAGCAATAGCCTCATGCGCAGATTAA
- a CDS encoding efflux RND transporter permease subunit, with protein sequence MRITRFFIDNYQLTIIIFVLMLAGGAYSFFTMPRMENPAVYISGGMAVFIYPGAGPADLENLIALPVEEALNELDDIRKINTTLRDGLATISVEFEHGTDAREKYNEMVSAINAIEGELPDDLHHFEVLEYTSTDVAIMQLALISETAEFSELDRLAVGLKRRIETIPGIKRVEIHAVPSLQLRVSIHTEKMAAMNISIGQVVGAIQSNNANIPGGTVSLGDRSFGVRTSGSYSDPEELKRTVVGSYMGQLVYLENIADVDFEYEDNNYLARYKGSRAIFLSVQQKENINIFRITDEIDRQILEYGSRLGHNAQLMKVFDQSDTVERRINGFLINLYQGILLVGVLVFFAIGIKSSLIVILAIPLSIVIGLGIVDLAGFTLEQVSIAALVVALGLLVDNSIVMVENLNRYLKNGYGARDAAIAAVAEIGWPVASATLTTILAFIPLIMLSDKAGDFIRSLPVTIIATLSVSLFITLTLSPFLASRIFKSGISGQKQTSWRLFERLINRVVRGPYRKTLQFVLKWEIMTLLVVLLILGASAWAFRYVGISFFPKAETPQFMIRVEMPEGSSLERTDRAVKWVEAILDTMPDIKLYASNIGKGNPRIYYNHFPRQHARNFAEIYAELYEYDPREFPRMVDWLRDVFGRYPGAEITLHEFEQGVPMQAPVVIYITGERVDVLRSISREVEKMVASKRGAVNVENQLDKSQTDLRFIINREKAGILGVPVHDIDRAIRMAVNGIEVSRFRDKDGKEYEIVMRLPEGEMVQVGDIEKVFVTSLNGNQIPVRQLAAVEFLTEPSLISRFNMLRNATVIADVRSGYNLDDIMVPLLDELDNYSFPEGYGYYIAGELESRDETFGGMGRAVLITVISIFGVLVFQFRSFYQPLIIFSAIPLAVIGSVWMLLLTGYTFSFTAFIGLISLIGIVINNSILLVDFTNRLREEGLDMDTALIEAGKTRFLPIILTSVTTVGGLLPLTLIGGTLWAPMGWTIIGGLLASTFLTLLVVPVLYKLFSRDITEIAGNIKIPDLIT encoded by the coding sequence ATGCGAATAACGCGTTTTTTCATAGATAATTATCAGCTTACAATTATCATTTTTGTCCTGATGCTGGCAGGTGGTGCCTATTCTTTTTTTACGATGCCGCGGATGGAAAATCCGGCAGTTTACATCTCCGGGGGTATGGCGGTCTTTATATACCCGGGTGCCGGCCCGGCCGACCTGGAAAACCTCATTGCTTTGCCGGTAGAAGAAGCTTTGAACGAATTAGATGATATCAGGAAGATAAATACTACTCTCCGGGACGGATTGGCCACAATAAGTGTTGAGTTTGAGCACGGCACAGATGCCCGTGAGAAGTACAATGAAATGGTTTCTGCCATAAATGCGATTGAGGGTGAGCTCCCCGATGATCTCCACCATTTTGAAGTGCTGGAATATACCAGCACGGATGTTGCAATAATGCAGCTTGCACTTATTTCTGAAACCGCTGAATTTTCTGAACTTGACAGGCTGGCTGTGGGACTGAAACGGCGAATTGAAACTATTCCGGGGATTAAGAGGGTCGAAATACATGCTGTTCCGTCGCTGCAGCTGAGAGTGTCAATTCATACTGAAAAGATGGCTGCAATGAATATTTCGATAGGCCAGGTTGTCGGTGCCATTCAGAGTAATAATGCCAATATTCCCGGGGGTACGGTTTCCCTGGGAGATCGTTCATTCGGGGTGAGAACTAGTGGTTCATACAGCGATCCGGAAGAGTTGAAACGTACGGTGGTTGGCTCTTATATGGGACAGCTCGTTTATCTTGAAAATATCGCAGATGTCGATTTCGAATATGAAGACAACAACTATCTTGCACGATACAAGGGGAGCAGGGCAATATTTCTTTCGGTACAGCAGAAGGAGAATATCAATATTTTCAGGATAACCGACGAGATAGACAGGCAGATTCTTGAATACGGCAGCAGGCTGGGACATAATGCCCAACTGATGAAGGTATTTGATCAGTCTGATACTGTAGAGAGGAGAATAAACGGATTTCTCATAAATTTATACCAGGGGATTTTACTGGTAGGCGTGCTGGTGTTTTTTGCCATAGGGATCAAGTCATCCCTCATAGTCATTCTTGCAATACCACTCTCGATAGTAATCGGGCTTGGAATAGTCGATCTGGCAGGTTTTACTCTCGAGCAGGTTTCCATTGCGGCCCTGGTTGTTGCACTAGGATTACTTGTTGATAATTCAATAGTTATGGTCGAGAACCTGAACCGTTACCTTAAGAACGGGTATGGAGCCAGGGATGCCGCTATTGCTGCCGTGGCTGAGATCGGGTGGCCGGTAGCCTCTGCTACCCTTACAACCATTCTGGCATTTATTCCGCTGATTATGCTTTCCGACAAGGCCGGTGATTTTATCAGGAGCCTGCCTGTAACTATTATAGCAACGCTTAGTGTCTCGCTGTTTATAACTCTTACTCTTTCACCGTTTCTGGCCAGCAGGATCTTCAAATCAGGTATATCCGGACAGAAGCAGACCTCATGGAGGCTATTTGAGCGGCTTATCAACCGTGTTGTCAGGGGACCATACCGGAAAACACTCCAATTTGTGCTGAAATGGGAGATCATGACCCTGCTTGTGGTTTTGTTAATACTCGGAGCTTCGGCATGGGCCTTCAGGTATGTTGGCATCAGTTTCTTTCCAAAAGCTGAAACCCCGCAGTTTATGATACGGGTTGAAATGCCGGAGGGAAGCAGCCTGGAGCGGACTGACCGGGCTGTGAAATGGGTTGAAGCCATACTTGATACAATGCCAGATATAAAACTGTATGCAAGCAATATAGGAAAAGGTAATCCACGAATCTACTACAACCATTTCCCACGGCAGCACGCAAGGAACTTTGCAGAGATCTACGCAGAGTTATACGAATATGATCCCAGGGAGTTTCCCCGGATGGTTGACTGGCTTAGAGATGTATTCGGGAGATATCCCGGAGCTGAAATAACCCTGCATGAATTTGAGCAGGGAGTGCCCATGCAGGCACCTGTTGTTATTTATATTACCGGGGAGCGGGTAGATGTGTTACGGAGTATTTCGAGGGAAGTGGAAAAGATGGTTGCATCAAAGAGAGGCGCGGTCAATGTGGAGAATCAACTTGATAAATCGCAGACGGACCTGAGGTTTATAATAAACAGGGAGAAAGCCGGGATTTTGGGAGTTCCGGTACACGACATTGACAGGGCAATCAGGATGGCAGTCAACGGTATTGAAGTGTCCAGGTTCAGGGACAAGGACGGAAAAGAGTATGAAATTGTTATGAGGCTGCCTGAGGGTGAAATGGTGCAAGTCGGCGATATCGAAAAGGTATTTGTCACCTCTCTAAATGGTAACCAGATACCGGTCCGGCAGCTTGCAGCGGTCGAGTTTTTAACTGAACCCAGCCTGATTTCAAGGTTCAACATGCTCAGGAATGCAACGGTAATTGCCGATGTACGTTCCGGCTACAACCTTGACGATATAATGGTGCCATTGCTGGATGAACTCGATAATTATTCTTTTCCGGAAGGATACGGTTACTATATAGCCGGAGAGCTGGAGAGCAGGGATGAAACTTTTGGTGGTATGGGCAGAGCTGTTCTGATTACAGTAATTTCAATTTTCGGTGTCCTTGTTTTCCAGTTCAGGTCATTTTATCAGCCCCTTATAATATTTTCGGCAATCCCGCTTGCAGTCATAGGGTCGGTCTGGATGCTCCTGCTTACAGGGTATACCTTCAGCTTTACCGCATTTATCGGGTTGATAAGCCTGATAGGCATCGTCATTAACAATTCAATTTTACTTGTTGATTTCACCAACAGGCTGAGGGAGGAGGGACTTGATATGGATACGGCTCTTATTGAAGCCGGAAAAACCAGGTTCCTGCCAATTATTCTGACATCTGTGACCACTGTCGGAGGCCTGTTGCCACTTACACTGATAGGAGGAACGTTATGGGCACCTATGGGGTGGACAATAATAGGTGGGCTGCTGGCTTCAACATTTCTGACGCTCCTGGTGGTTCCTGTGCTTTACAAATTATTCAGCCGGGATATTACTGAGATTGCCGGAAACATAAAAATCCCTGATCTGATTACCTGA
- the fabG gene encoding 3-oxoacyl-[acyl-carrier-protein] reductase, translated as MKILEGKNALVTGASRGIGRAIAINLASHGAGIAFTDLAYDEQAKSLEDELRALGVKAQGYASNAAVYDETEKTVEEIAKEFGTIDILVNNAGITRDTLLMRMTEEQWDTVITVNLKSVFNYTKAVQKYMLKQRSGSIINMSSVVGVSGNAGQANYSASKAGIIGFTKSVAREMGSRNVRCNAIAPGFIMTDMTAKLPDDVREQWIAGIPLKRGGTPEDVANVTLFLASDLSSYVSGQVISVCGGMKT; from the coding sequence ATGAAGATACTGGAAGGAAAAAATGCCCTGGTTACAGGAGCAAGCCGTGGTATTGGCCGGGCAATCGCCATTAATCTTGCATCACACGGCGCTGGTATTGCATTTACCGATCTGGCATATGATGAACAGGCAAAATCACTTGAGGATGAACTGAGGGCCCTGGGGGTTAAAGCACAGGGATATGCCTCAAATGCAGCTGTTTATGATGAGACCGAAAAAACTGTTGAAGAGATTGCCAAAGAGTTTGGCACCATTGATATTCTGGTTAACAATGCCGGTATCACGCGCGACACGTTGCTTATGCGAATGACTGAAGAGCAGTGGGATACAGTAATAACAGTCAATCTTAAATCGGTTTTTAACTATACAAAGGCAGTGCAGAAATATATGCTGAAGCAACGTTCCGGGTCAATAATCAATATGAGCTCAGTCGTTGGTGTAAGTGGTAATGCCGGCCAGGCAAATTATTCAGCCTCAAAGGCGGGGATAATTGGTTTCACGAAATCTGTTGCCAGGGAGATGGGGTCAAGAAATGTAAGGTGCAATGCAATTGCACCGGGTTTTATAATGACCGATATGACCGCCAAACTTCCCGATGATGTAAGGGAGCAGTGGATAGCAGGTATTCCCCTCAAAAGGGGAGGAACTCCGGAAGATGTAGCCAATGTCACACTGTTTCTTGCCTCTGATCTCTCTTCATATGTGAGCGGACAGGTTATAAGCGTTTGCGGGGGAATGAAGACCTGA
- a CDS encoding XRE family transcriptional regulator produces the protein MKDRLLKFMNSEQLSSARFAEVIGVQPSSISHILSGRNKPGFDFIQKILSNYPSLNAEWLILGRGQMHKQSLVQGELFSDINQETTKADNEDKLKDIDNELLEDNKAKNNYIEVTDVTSSQETTDYKSELGSETNFTGANGKKRIEKIVVLYSDNTFNSYSPEQSK, from the coding sequence ATGAAGGACAGGTTATTAAAGTTCATGAACAGTGAGCAGCTTTCCTCTGCCAGGTTTGCTGAGGTCATTGGCGTCCAGCCCTCAAGTATATCACATATATTGAGTGGGAGGAACAAGCCTGGTTTTGATTTCATCCAGAAAATATTGAGTAATTACCCTTCTCTTAATGCTGAATGGCTTATTCTTGGGAGAGGACAGATGCATAAACAGTCCCTTGTTCAAGGTGAACTGTTCTCGGATATTAACCAGGAAACCACTAAAGCTGATAATGAAGATAAGTTAAAGGATATTGACAATGAGCTGCTTGAAGATAATAAAGCAAAAAATAATTACATCGAAGTTACAGATGTAACCTCATCTCAAGAAACCACAGATTACAAAAGTGAATTAGGTTCAGAAACGAACTTTACCGGTGCGAATGGAAAGAAACGAATAGAGAAGATCGTGGTACTCTACAGTGATAATACATTCAATTCATATTCACCTGAACAATCAAAATAA